In the genome of Leptospira tipperaryensis, one region contains:
- a CDS encoding response regulator, with protein sequence MKPEIKILIVEDEFLTALLMQKELRRIGYEITDHVSTGENAIDSVKNNPPDVILMDINLGGALDGISAAKQISSFQTIPIIFVTGYTDKETKEKAQSIRPLGYLIKPIEINQIKEIIESKF encoded by the coding sequence ATGAAACCTGAGATCAAAATTCTTATCGTCGAAGACGAGTTTTTAACCGCGTTACTCATGCAAAAGGAGTTAAGAAGAATCGGTTACGAAATTACGGATCACGTCTCGACGGGTGAGAATGCGATCGATAGCGTTAAGAACAATCCTCCCGACGTCATTCTTATGGATATCAATTTAGGAGGCGCACTCGACGGAATCAGCGCCGCAAAACAAATTTCTTCGTTTCAAACGATTCCAATTATATTCGTAACCGGTTATACGGATAAAGAAACCAAGGAAAAGGCCCAGAGCATTCGTCCTTTGGGTTATTTAATCAAGCCCATCGAGATCAATCAGATTAAGGAAATTATAGAATCCAAATTCTAA